The following are from one region of the Ignavibacteriota bacterium genome:
- a CDS encoding HDIG domain-containing protein — MKDKVLKIWPEINWIENKELREKVLYCWVYAIENSVLTPEDLEVIPFSLLIKDCKISFMNHKRTAVQLSVDIAKRMKENFKDEIKIDMDFLIAGAILIDIGKLIEYDKVDGKLVTSKAGHLLRHPFSGVSIADRFGLPYEVQHIIAYHAKEGDLAKRNVEAIIVHHADFVSFDPFKA, encoded by the coding sequence ATGAAAGATAAAGTCTTAAAAATATGGCCAGAAATTAACTGGATCGAAAACAAAGAGCTCAGAGAAAAAGTTTTATACTGCTGGGTTTATGCAATTGAAAATTCTGTTCTCACTCCCGAAGATTTAGAAGTAATTCCGTTTTCACTTCTCATTAAAGATTGCAAAATATCTTTTATGAATCACAAACGTACTGCAGTTCAGCTTTCTGTTGATATTGCAAAACGAATGAAAGAGAACTTTAAAGATGAAATTAAAATTGATATGGATTTTTTAATTGCCGGTGCAATTCTAATTGATATCGGGAAACTGATTGAATACGACAAAGTTGATGGCAAACTTGTTACAAGTAAAGCCGGACATTTGCTTCGCCATCCTTTCAGCGGAGTATCAATTGCGGACAGATTTGGATTACCTTACGAAGTTCAGCATATAATTGCATATCACGCAAAAGAAGGAGATTTAGCAAAACGAAATGTTGAAGCAATAATTGTTCATCATGCGGATTTTGTTTCGTTTGATCCGTTTAAAGCGTGA
- a CDS encoding TonB-dependent receptor, whose amino-acid sequence MKLFFFLITVLIFSESSFNYLYSQQVQSINSDSLRQIELGNLATYSMPDSVLKLFPFQSLNYLNRFYPGVVSYFQDFYIRDGENYETGYFIDGVKFNDLFTGNNSFFLNPSTYKSIDFYNGFITSDIGNTSSGLFNYNLRTGGDKLQFNAEYLTDNITFTNDAFSGNKRLGTYFYGYNETNLNIGGPLILNNLKFFINTNYLFQRDKNPQRYPGADNLFFNDSVSMDSITINLPAGIVPLNSFESFNLLSTIFYDAEEIKIKVYGIYFNENELSERHHLIDYLNPRTGLINNSGGIINLNLQQDVNNVLSYSINGNYYNKSEVTADPYLGNNYWTYGDSVANAEAGIIWERSVKDINSGRVGRYVLPSFRGVFNYNFTNENYPGVDHKKLNQERVSLAGKLSLNMYGQLIRIGGEYSYHNLMQWELANQNALAYIFVDFRSQPNFDDYSDEELKEFIAFYRGANNFGYSLSGGDLNDDIYKSPEPEFYSIYIDDRINIVNNLSAYLGLRYDHFNFNFKKMVDPTNPDKTVNRSTGEIIENGLIDTDDYSFFSPRIALEFLVINNLSFISTYSEKVQSHPFSDLYQGINSTLYILNTGPFNQAYILTGDTKPIETSEFEFGIKFLPLNNLRTGLKYFNKNSKNHLSIDLQEVNPSSAFSSYYYLNADQTFDIWGIEYIIDYYTKGLKFISNICYQNTDVEIIGDRSNKIIINAFMNYDFIHFLKLSGIFRELNLSTQFTFNSGHPYYYTGLRYPDIPYSGTTPNVYQFDLKLEKRIAITEILKLGFYIYVINLFDAKNVYDVFPRTGSADDDGLAISAMIETYGEQYAILHQLMNQYNPQDEQQTFYGPPRQIGFGIKLNY is encoded by the coding sequence ATGAAACTATTTTTCTTTTTGATAACAGTATTAATATTTTCAGAGAGTAGTTTTAACTACTTGTATTCACAACAAGTGCAGTCAATAAATTCAGATTCATTACGGCAAATCGAATTGGGAAATCTTGCTACCTATTCAATGCCTGATTCTGTTTTGAAATTATTTCCGTTTCAAAGCTTGAACTACTTAAACAGATTTTACCCTGGTGTTGTTTCTTATTTCCAGGATTTTTACATCCGAGACGGTGAAAATTACGAAACTGGTTATTTCATTGATGGAGTAAAATTCAATGATCTGTTTACAGGAAATAATTCATTTTTTCTTAATCCAAGCACATACAAGTCTATTGATTTTTACAATGGTTTTATCACTTCAGATATTGGAAATACATCAAGCGGTTTGTTTAATTACAATTTGAGAACCGGAGGTGATAAGTTGCAATTTAATGCTGAGTACCTTACAGATAATATTACTTTTACAAATGATGCATTTTCAGGAAATAAACGATTAGGCACTTATTTTTATGGTTACAATGAAACTAACCTGAACATTGGTGGTCCACTAATATTGAATAATTTGAAATTTTTTATAAACACAAATTATCTTTTCCAGAGAGATAAAAATCCTCAGAGATATCCTGGTGCAGATAATCTATTTTTCAATGATAGCGTATCTATGGATTCAATTACAATAAATCTCCCTGCCGGTATAGTTCCATTAAACTCATTTGAATCATTCAACTTATTGTCAACTATTTTTTATGATGCTGAAGAAATAAAAATAAAAGTTTATGGAATATACTTTAATGAAAATGAACTTTCAGAACGACATCATTTAATTGATTACCTGAATCCAAGAACAGGTTTGATTAATAATTCAGGCGGAATCATAAACTTAAATCTGCAGCAAGATGTTAATAATGTCTTATCGTATTCAATAAATGGAAATTATTATAACAAGAGTGAAGTAACCGCAGACCCATATCTTGGAAATAATTACTGGACTTATGGAGATAGTGTCGCAAATGCTGAAGCAGGGATTATATGGGAAAGATCAGTAAAAGACATAAACAGTGGTAGGGTCGGAAGGTATGTTTTGCCTTCTTTCAGAGGTGTATTCAATTACAATTTTACTAATGAAAATTATCCTGGCGTTGATCATAAGAAGTTAAATCAGGAAAGGGTTTCATTAGCTGGCAAATTGAGCTTAAATATGTACGGACAATTGATAAGGATCGGCGGAGAGTACTCCTACCACAACTTAATGCAGTGGGAATTAGCTAATCAAAATGCACTTGCTTATATATTTGTTGACTTCAGATCTCAACCGAACTTTGATGATTATAGCGATGAAGAATTAAAGGAGTTTATAGCATTTTATCGTGGTGCTAATAATTTCGGTTATAGTTTATCAGGAGGAGATTTAAATGATGATATTTATAAATCTCCTGAACCTGAATTTTATTCTATCTATATTGATGACAGAATAAATATTGTAAATAACTTATCTGCTTATTTGGGTTTGCGATATGATCATTTTAATTTCAATTTCAAAAAGATGGTGGACCCCACAAATCCTGATAAAACAGTTAACCGATCTACTGGTGAGATTATTGAAAATGGTTTGATTGATACTGACGATTATTCATTTTTTTCTCCCAGAATTGCTCTTGAATTTCTGGTGATAAATAACCTGTCATTTATATCCACGTATTCAGAAAAAGTCCAGAGCCATCCGTTTTCTGATCTGTACCAGGGAATTAACTCAACACTATATATATTAAACACGGGACCTTTTAATCAGGCTTACATTCTAACGGGAGATACAAAACCAATTGAAACAAGTGAATTTGAGTTTGGTATTAAATTTTTACCCTTAAATAATCTTAGAACTGGATTGAAGTATTTTAATAAGAATTCTAAAAACCATTTGTCAATTGATTTACAAGAAGTGAATCCAAGTTCGGCTTTTTCTAGTTATTATTATCTAAATGCCGATCAAACATTTGATATTTGGGGTATAGAGTATATAATAGATTATTATACCAAAGGATTGAAATTTATTTCAAATATTTGTTATCAAAATACTGATGTGGAAATAATAGGAGACAGATCTAATAAAATTATTATAAATGCATTTATGAATTATGACTTTATACACTTCCTAAAGCTTTCAGGAATTTTTAGAGAATTAAATCTGAGTACTCAATTTACTTTTAACAGTGGGCATCCATATTATTATACTGGTTTGCGATACCCCGATATTCCTTATTCTGGTACAACACCTAATGTCTATCAATTTGACCTAAAACTGGAAAAAAGAATCGCAATAACTGAGATTCTTAAGCTAGGTTTTTATATATATGTAATAAATTTGTTCGATGCAAAAAATGTATATGATGTTTTTCCACGAACCGGTTCAGCCGATGATGATGGACTTGCCATTAGTGCAATGATAGAAACATACGGAGAACAATATGCAATTTTACACCAGCTTATGAATCAATATAATCCTCAGGATGAACAACAAACATTTTACGGTCCTCCAAGACAAATTGGATTCGGAATTAAACTCAATTACTAA
- the lysF gene encoding homoaconitase, giving the protein MSQTLTEKIAQKYAVGLDKNHEVHAGDYLMIQPAYVMTHDNTGAVIPKFKSIGAKKLFNPRQVVNTLDHNVQDTSEKNLEKYKKIEDFAKSMGADFYPAGRGIGHQIMCEEGYAFPGTMAVASDSHSNMYGGLGCLGTPIVRTDAAAIWATGRTWWKVPPIAKVELTEKLQKGVTGKDVIIALCGYFNNDEVLNHAIEFVGDGVKHLTIDERLTIANMTTEWGALVGLFPIDEKTIQWLKRRAEFILSRGLEGVPSDADVPDGKAGGNGKHPRINKQRISELEKIIISADKDAFYAKELKIDLSTIEPFVSGPNSVKVMNSVSELKKKNVKINKAYLVSCVNSRLDDIKEAASVVKDKKVAEGVEFYIAAASSEVQKESELAGYWQILIDAGAKPLPPGCGPCIGLGTGLLEDGEVGISATNRNFKGRMGSPSAFAYLASPAVVASSAIAGKIDYNFSNGDKKIIGEIKINKKSSDAKPTMKILPKFPSVIEGDLLFCHQDNLNTDGIYPGKYTYIDDFTPEQQAGVVMENYDPEFGKIAKKGDVVAGGFNFGTGSSREQAATAFKYKGIACVIAGTFSETYSRNAINNGFLVIECSELVNDLKSKYGKEKFTIQTNKKVKIDFKNSSITFDEKNYSIDPVGEAAQELIIAGGLEEWVKKNL; this is encoded by the coding sequence ATGAGTCAAACATTAACAGAAAAAATCGCACAAAAATATGCTGTTGGTTTAGATAAAAACCACGAAGTTCACGCTGGTGATTATTTAATGATACAGCCGGCTTATGTAATGACACACGATAATACAGGTGCTGTCATTCCAAAATTTAAATCTATCGGTGCAAAAAAACTTTTTAATCCACGACAAGTTGTAAACACACTTGATCACAATGTTCAGGATACATCTGAAAAAAATTTAGAGAAGTACAAAAAGATAGAAGACTTTGCCAAATCAATGGGTGCTGACTTTTATCCAGCCGGAAGAGGAATCGGACATCAGATTATGTGCGAAGAAGGTTATGCTTTCCCGGGTACAATGGCTGTTGCGTCTGATTCACATTCAAATATGTATGGCGGACTTGGTTGTCTTGGAACTCCAATCGTACGAACTGACGCTGCTGCAATCTGGGCAACCGGAAGAACCTGGTGGAAAGTCCCTCCGATTGCAAAAGTTGAACTTACAGAAAAACTTCAAAAAGGTGTAACAGGAAAAGATGTCATTATCGCTCTCTGCGGATATTTCAACAATGATGAAGTTCTAAATCACGCTATTGAATTTGTTGGTGATGGAGTAAAGCATCTAACAATTGATGAAAGATTAACAATCGCAAATATGACTACTGAATGGGGCGCACTTGTTGGTTTATTCCCTATTGATGAAAAAACAATTCAATGGTTAAAACGTAGAGCAGAATTTATTCTGTCTCGCGGTTTGGAAGGAGTCCCTTCCGATGCTGACGTGCCTGACGGCAAGGCAGGTGGAAATGGAAAACATCCACGAATCAATAAACAAAGAATTTCTGAATTAGAAAAAATTATTATCAGTGCTGACAAAGATGCCTTCTATGCAAAAGAATTAAAGATTGATCTCTCGACAATTGAACCTTTTGTATCCGGTCCTAATTCTGTTAAAGTGATGAACTCAGTTTCAGAACTCAAAAAGAAAAATGTAAAAATCAATAAAGCATATCTTGTCTCGTGTGTTAACAGTCGCCTTGATGATATTAAAGAAGCAGCATCGGTTGTAAAAGATAAAAAAGTTGCAGAGGGAGTTGAATTTTATATAGCTGCTGCATCGAGCGAAGTACAAAAAGAAAGTGAACTTGCAGGATACTGGCAAATATTGATTGATGCTGGCGCAAAACCACTGCCGCCCGGCTGCGGTCCGTGTATAGGACTTGGAACAGGTTTGCTTGAAGATGGTGAAGTTGGAATTTCTGCAACTAACAGAAACTTTAAAGGAAGAATGGGTTCGCCAAGTGCATTTGCATATCTCGCTTCACCTGCCGTAGTTGCTTCTTCTGCAATTGCAGGAAAGATTGACTACAACTTCAGTAACGGAGATAAGAAAATTATTGGTGAGATTAAAATCAATAAAAAATCTTCTGATGCTAAACCTACTATGAAAATTCTACCGAAGTTTCCGTCAGTGATTGAAGGCGATTTACTTTTCTGCCATCAGGATAATTTAAATACAGATGGAATTTATCCCGGGAAGTACACATACATTGATGACTTCACTCCTGAACAGCAAGCTGGAGTTGTGATGGAAAACTATGATCCTGAATTTGGAAAGATCGCAAAGAAAGGTGACGTTGTCGCTGGTGGATTTAATTTCGGAACCGGAAGTTCACGTGAACAGGCAGCAACTGCCTTTAAGTATAAAGGAATTGCTTGTGTAATTGCCGGAACATTCAGCGAAACGTATTCACGTAATGCAATTAACAATGGTTTTTTGGTAATTGAATGTTCAGAACTTGTAAACGATTTGAAATCCAAATACGGGAAGGAAAAGTTTACTATCCAGACAAATAAAAAAGTTAAAATAGATTTTAAAAACTCTTCAATCACTTTTGATGAGAAAAATTATTCAATTGATCCTGTTGGCGAAGCTGCACAGGAATTAATTATTGCCGGCGGATTAGAGGAGTGGGTGAAGAAGAATCTTTGA
- a CDS encoding DUF1016 domain-containing protein has product MKIKSDSLFKSVIKLIEESRSRTALEINSEITLLYWNIGKYIREDILKNNRADYGQRIVESLSERLTNQYGRGWSKRHLHNCLRFTEAFPHEQIVHALRTQLSWTHIRSLIPIEDELKRNFYIELSKIEKWSTRQLDERIQSMLYERTAISKRSDKTIRQELQHLKEQQQITPDIIFRDPYILDFLGLSDTFSETDLETAIIVELQRFIIELGNDFAFLARQKRITIDNRDYKIDLLFYHRRLKCLIAIDLKIGEFEAGYKGQMELYLRYLEKNESLEGENSPIGLILCAGKNEEHVELLRLEKSNIKVAEYITILPDKKLLKQKLHKAIEIARHRLIAGKKV; this is encoded by the coding sequence ATAAAGATTAAATCAGATTCATTATTTAAGAGCGTTATCAAACTAATTGAAGAAAGCCGTTCAAGAACGGCTTTGGAAATAAATTCTGAGATTACTTTATTGTATTGGAATATAGGCAAGTATATTAGAGAAGATATATTAAAAAATAACAGAGCTGATTACGGACAGAGAATTGTTGAATCATTATCTGAACGATTGACTAATCAGTACGGCAGGGGTTGGAGCAAGAGACATTTGCACAACTGTTTACGTTTTACAGAAGCTTTCCCCCATGAACAAATTGTGCACGCACTGCGTACACAATTGAGCTGGACTCATATCAGATCACTTATTCCCATTGAAGACGAATTAAAACGCAACTTTTACATTGAGTTAAGCAAGATTGAGAAGTGGAGTACACGCCAGTTGGATGAACGTATCCAATCAATGTTATATGAAAGAACTGCAATCAGCAAAAGATCCGATAAAACTATTCGTCAGGAACTTCAGCATCTTAAAGAGCAGCAGCAAATTACACCTGACATAATATTTCGAGATCCATATATTCTTGACTTTCTTGGATTGAGCGATACATTTTCTGAGACTGATTTAGAAACAGCCATTATTGTTGAATTACAAAGATTCATTATTGAACTTGGAAATGATTTTGCTTTCCTTGCACGACAAAAAAGAATTACTATAGATAACCGCGACTACAAAATTGATCTTCTCTTTTATCACAGGAGATTAAAATGCCTTATTGCCATAGATCTAAAAATTGGAGAGTTCGAAGCCGGTTATAAAGGTCAAATGGAACTCTATCTGCGTTATCTCGAAAAAAATGAATCTTTGGAAGGAGAAAATTCTCCTATTGGACTCATACTCTGCGCAGGCAAAAACGAAGAGCACGTCGAATTGCTTCGATTAGAAAAAAGCAATATTAAAGTTGCTGAGTATATAACAATACTACCTGATAAAAAACTTTTAAAACAAAAACTTCATAAAGCAATAGAAATTGCCAGGCATAGATTAATTGCAGGCAAGAAAGTATGA
- a CDS encoding HpcH/HpaI aldolase/citrate lyase family protein: MIKTIKKTSAGKQGDNIRSDCYFEIELKNSGGIKLDIKSKVQSMYGESIKEMILEMSKFFGIKDAKILCEDYGALPFVMAARFELAIKRLFPENKKEYLLPFIKQNQYSTKKDQLRRSRLYLPGNEPKFFMNAGLHSPDGIILDLEDSVAPTEKDAAQLLVRNVLRSVDFYNAERMVRINQLPKGLDDLKYIIQHNVNVILVPKCESAEQIKQLEKEVDKLKKQQKVNNAIYFMPIIESALGVIKAYEIATASKNNCALAIGLEDYTADIGTQRTNEGRESIYARQTLVNAAKAAGIQAIDTVFSDVSDMEALRQSVLEAKSLGFEGKGCIHPRQIKVVHDAFAPTTEEIEKAKKIVLAFEEAEKKGLGVVSLGSKMIDPPVVKRAQRTIELAILNNLLDKNWKKQ; this comes from the coding sequence ATGATAAAAACGATTAAGAAAACATCCGCAGGCAAACAAGGCGATAACATCCGCTCTGATTGCTATTTTGAAATTGAGTTGAAAAATTCTGGTGGAATTAAACTCGACATCAAAAGTAAAGTGCAGTCAATGTATGGAGAATCAATTAAAGAGATGATTCTCGAAATGTCAAAGTTTTTCGGAATTAAAGATGCAAAAATCCTTTGCGAAGATTACGGCGCACTGCCATTTGTTATGGCTGCAAGATTTGAACTTGCGATAAAAAGATTATTCCCTGAAAATAAAAAAGAATATCTGCTTCCTTTTATTAAACAGAATCAATATTCAACAAAGAAAGATCAGTTAAGAAGAAGCAGACTTTATCTGCCGGGGAATGAACCTAAGTTTTTTATGAATGCAGGACTTCATTCACCTGACGGAATAATTCTGGATTTGGAAGACAGCGTTGCACCGACTGAAAAAGATGCTGCTCAACTTCTTGTTCGTAATGTATTACGCTCTGTTGATTTCTATAACGCTGAAAGAATGGTTCGGATAAATCAATTGCCAAAAGGATTAGATGATTTAAAATATATCATTCAGCATAATGTTAATGTTATCCTTGTTCCTAAATGCGAATCAGCAGAACAAATTAAGCAGCTTGAAAAAGAAGTGGATAAATTAAAGAAACAACAAAAGGTTAATAATGCAATCTACTTTATGCCGATTATTGAAAGTGCACTTGGAGTAATTAAAGCTTATGAAATTGCAACTGCATCAAAAAATAATTGTGCTCTTGCAATAGGACTTGAAGATTACACCGCTGATATCGGAACGCAGAGAACCAACGAAGGTCGTGAAAGTATTTACGCAAGACAAACACTGGTTAATGCTGCCAAAGCTGCAGGAATACAAGCGATTGATACTGTCTTTTCTGATGTTTCTGATATGGAAGCGTTACGACAAAGCGTTCTTGAAGCTAAATCACTTGGCTTTGAAGGAAAAGGCTGCATACATCCACGACAGATAAAAGTTGTACACGATGCTTTTGCTCCAACAACAGAAGAAATAGAAAAAGCAAAGAAGATAGTTCTCGCTTTTGAAGAAGCAGAGAAAAAAGGGTTGGGCGTTGTCTCTCTCGGAAGTAAGATGATTGATCCGCCGGTTGTGAAGCGTGCACAGAGAACTATTGAGTTAGCTATCTTAAATAATTTATTAGATAAAAACTGGAAGAAACAATAG
- a CDS encoding virulence protein RhuM/Fic/DOC family protein: protein MKSKGEIKIYKSGRDVNLEVKLEEETVWLSLNQMCLLFGRDKSVVSRHLSNIFREKELEKNSVVANFATTAADGKLYQVDYYNLDVIISVGYRVKSKRGTQFRIWANKILKDYLVKGYALNKKRLTETKEKLNEVTENLKLLGKIVKQQKLTTDENLAFLNLISDYAFALDLLDKYDHQRIEDIKGKRKTLHKIELDEALSAISKFKKETRASDLFARPKDKSFDSTLTSIYQTFGGKEFYPSLEDKAANLLYFTVKNHSFIDGNKRIGAFLFIYFLNKNNFLLTEKGNQRISNETLVALTIMIAESNPKEKELIIKLIKHLLNNSSD from the coding sequence ATGAAGAGTAAAGGCGAAATAAAAATTTATAAATCCGGGAGAGATGTAAATCTTGAGGTTAAACTTGAGGAAGAAACCGTTTGGCTTAGTCTGAACCAGATGTGCTTACTTTTCGGAAGAGACAAATCTGTAGTTTCAAGACATTTATCTAATATTTTCAGAGAGAAAGAGTTAGAGAAAAATTCAGTTGTTGCAAATTTTGCAACAACTGCCGCAGATGGGAAATTGTATCAAGTTGACTATTACAATCTGGATGTTATAATCTCTGTCGGTTATCGCGTAAAATCAAAACGCGGCACACAGTTCCGCATCTGGGCAAATAAAATATTAAAAGATTATCTTGTAAAAGGATATGCGTTAAATAAAAAACGTCTTACAGAAACAAAAGAAAAACTTAACGAAGTAACCGAAAACCTTAAACTTCTCGGCAAGATTGTTAAGCAACAAAAACTAACTACTGATGAAAATCTTGCATTTCTTAATTTAATCAGTGATTATGCTTTTGCACTTGATCTGCTTGATAAATATGATCATCAAAGAATTGAAGATATCAAAGGAAAGCGAAAAACTTTACACAAAATAGAATTGGATGAAGCTCTTAGTGCTATTTCAAAATTTAAAAAGGAAACCAGAGCATCTGACTTGTTTGCAAGACCAAAGGACAAATCATTCGACAGCACACTTACTTCAATCTATCAAACTTTCGGTGGTAAAGAATTTTATCCTTCACTCGAAGATAAAGCAGCAAATCTCCTTTACTTTACTGTAAAGAATCATTCCTTCATTGATGGCAACAAAAGAATCGGCGCTTTTTTATTCATCTATTTTTTAAATAAAAATAATTTCCTTCTTACTGAAAAAGGAAACCAGAGAATAAGCAATGAAACTCTTGTTGCACTCACTATCATGATTGCCGAAAGCAATCCAAAAGAAAAAGAACTTATTATAAAACTTATTAAACATTTATTAAATAACAGTAGTGACTGA
- a CDS encoding four helix bundle protein, with protein MLDLSHKRLDIWKFSLELVVKIYSLTSNFPKEELFGLTSQLRRASVSVSSNIAEGLSRTSKLEKARFLEISRSSLVEIDTQLEIATKLNLCNKNNLVEIEKLLNSLFAMITSLKKKIK; from the coding sequence ATGCTGGATTTAAGTCATAAAAGGTTAGATATCTGGAAATTCAGTTTGGAGTTAGTTGTAAAGATTTACTCTTTAACTTCAAATTTTCCAAAAGAAGAATTATTCGGATTAACGAGTCAATTAAGAAGAGCATCTGTCTCAGTGAGTTCAAATATTGCTGAGGGATTGTCCAGAACATCCAAACTTGAAAAAGCAAGATTTCTAGAAATTTCAAGATCATCGCTTGTCGAAATAGATACTCAATTAGAAATTGCAACTAAGTTAAATCTTTGTAATAAAAATAATTTAGTTGAAATTGAAAAATTATTAAACAGTTTATTTGCAATGATTACTTCATTAAAAAAGAAAATTAAATAA
- a CDS encoding MmgE/PrpD family protein, whose product MNKSISRTISEFAVNLQYKDLPKEVIHEVKRYLYDSMGCAFGGYHTKDVRIIRNIYHDMGGTEEATVIGFGDKIPAVNATLVNSLMIRALDFNDIYWKEDPSHPSDIIPAALATAELVGASMEEVITAIVLAYEFEQRLCLFASPGIRERKWHHATLTQFVSPIVAGKMLGLNVDQMVNAIGISGSHNHTIGCPTAGKLTMMKNTVDPMATQSGVFAALMAQRGYSGTEAVFEGKEGFMDTFLGWNAKEQKVEPVSMKGRDGVSEWKWNIEKLIGGLGESYKILECSMKAFPTEALTHTHLSATLNAVVKNNISYDQIESVTLTTLAQAYDILFDPHKYRPESRETADHSLPYCIAAALVDHKITTQSFSDEKLKDPRIWEVIDRVKGEPSIEFEKMFPAKQPSKVVVKTKDGREFSEYLEYPKGDPREPMTMEDLENKFDGLSSQLFVSGRRKEIKEAIFKAELMTAREFMKKMIL is encoded by the coding sequence ATGAACAAATCAATATCAAGAACAATCTCTGAGTTCGCAGTTAACTTGCAGTACAAGGATTTACCAAAGGAAGTAATCCACGAAGTAAAACGCTATCTATATGACTCAATGGGATGTGCATTTGGCGGATATCATACAAAAGATGTTAGAATTATTCGTAACATTTACCACGATATGGGGGGAACTGAAGAAGCAACAGTAATAGGATTTGGAGATAAAATCCCTGCTGTTAATGCAACACTTGTAAACTCGCTTATGATTCGTGCATTAGATTTTAATGACATCTACTGGAAAGAAGATCCTTCGCATCCATCAGACATAATTCCTGCGGCACTTGCAACAGCAGAATTAGTAGGCGCATCTATGGAAGAAGTGATTACAGCAATAGTGCTTGCTTATGAATTTGAACAAAGATTATGTTTGTTTGCATCTCCGGGAATCCGTGAACGCAAATGGCATCACGCAACTTTAACTCAATTTGTTTCACCAATTGTTGCCGGAAAAATGTTAGGACTAAATGTTGATCAGATGGTTAATGCAATTGGTATCAGCGGAAGTCATAATCATACAATCGGCTGTCCAACTGCAGGTAAATTAACAATGATGAAAAACACTGTTGACCCAATGGCAACACAATCTGGTGTTTTCGCTGCTTTAATGGCTCAGCGTGGTTACTCAGGAACAGAAGCTGTGTTTGAAGGTAAAGAAGGTTTTATGGATACTTTCCTCGGATGGAATGCTAAAGAACAAAAAGTTGAACCGGTTAGTATGAAAGGGCGCGATGGTGTTTCTGAATGGAAATGGAATATCGAAAAACTTATCGGCGGACTGGGTGAGAGTTATAAAATTTTGGAATGCAGTATGAAAGCTTTTCCGACAGAAGCATTAACTCACACTCATCTTTCTGCAACATTAAATGCTGTTGTAAAAAATAACATCAGTTATGATCAGATAGAATCTGTTACTCTCACAACTTTAGCTCAAGCTTATGATATTCTTTTCGATCCGCACAAGTATCGTCCGGAATCACGAGAAACTGCTGATCATTCACTCCCCTATTGCATTGCAGCAGCTTTAGTTGATCATAAAATTACAACACAATCTTTCAGTGATGAAAAATTGAAAGACCCAAGAATCTGGGAAGTTATTGATCGTGTTAAAGGCGAACCTTCAATTGAATTTGAAAAGATGTTTCCGGCAAAGCAGCCAAGTAAAGTTGTGGTAAAAACAAAAGACGGCAGAGAATTTTCTGAATATCTCGAATATCCAAAAGGCGATCCAAGAGAACCAATGACGATGGAAGACCTTGAAAATAAATTTGATGGTTTGTCATCACAGTTGTTTGTTTCAGGAAGAAGAAAAGAAATCAAGGAGGCTATCTTCAAAGCTGAATTGATGACTGCAAGAGAGTTTATGAAGAAGATGATTCTTTAA